cttgcttctgcctcaacctcgatatgtgacagaacgaaagacccattatcagaagcagcagatcaccaagATGGACGCCTGGTTTGCAGCATATGAGGAGTGGTATAGAGGACTATTGGAGCAGGGTAGAAGGACAGAGGAACTACTCGCTCAGAATGAACGCATGCTCGGGCTGCCGTGGCGggacagaccatgcaccaggTCACCACCGGCAATGTTCACaaaggactacgccatgccacgccgacaggagggggagtctgtggtcggggctgacaccaactcccaccctctctcccctattatggctctTGCTCAGCCTTCATGTTTAGTGGAGcacgtcactctgcctccacATTCCGTGAGAGACGTCGCTCCATCTCCTACCGTACTCAAGGAGTCCCCACTGTTCAGCTACCTCAAAGtcgctcagtctccctgttcagctgtggacgtcgctcagtctccctgttcaggtgtggacgtcgctcagcctccctgttcagctgtggacgtcgctctgcctccctgcttggctggggtcgtcgctctgcctccctgctcggctggggtcgtcgctctgcctccctgctcggctgaggtcgtcgctctgcctccctgctcggctgggGTCGgctgctcctctctgctccGCTGtacatgtagaaagtaaacaaagtcaatgtcgcTGAAGACCcaaaagaccccccccccccaaaaaaaaaaaaaaactgccagaATACATTCCCCTcccctggtggtcctggccctttGGGCAAAATGTCAGCTGAACTGAGAGACTGAGCagcatcctcagtggagcaggaaagcagagcgacgttcacAGCGGAACAGGAATGCGGAGCGTCATCCTCCATCGCCTCTGCAGGCTGAACATGGATggttgtgtcaacagactcggtCGTGAGCAGATctttgtccgtgtcagcagactcgggcgtgagcagaacttggttgtccatgtcagcagattCGGGCGTGGGaaaacttggttgtccatgtctgcagactcgggcatgaccagaacttggttggtcatgacatcAGTTtaaggcatgaggagaacttgcttcatcgtgtcaacagactctggcatgagcagaacctggtgggtcgtgacgtcggcttcaggcgtgaacAGAGCCTGGTTGGTcattgacctcggacaggaaccttgcttgagaggccgtctcccCGACCTCGGACAGTAACCTTGGTTGAGAGGCCGTCTCcccgacctcggacaggaacctgGCCTGAGAGGCCGTCTCCCGGACCTCGGACAGGAAGCTGGCCTGAGAGGCCGTCTCCCGGACCTCGGACAGGAAGCTGGCCTGAGAGGCCGTCTCCcggacctcggacaggaacctggcctgagaggccgtctccccgacctctgacaggaacctggcctgagaggccgtctcccggacctcggacaggaacctggcctgagaggccgtctcccggacctcggacaggaacttgactttatgctggagctctggagatgagaaaacctcgtgggtctcatgctggggCTCTGGGGAgaaggtcgccatgttgacctccaacgGGTGCTCGGGAGCTGAGAatacctcgtgggtctcaggttggagctctggagagaAGGTCGCCATGTTGGAGGTTGCCAccttgacctcgggctggagctctggagatgagagcACCTCGTGGAtctcaagctgtagctctggagatgaggtcgccacgttgacctctggcaggaactctgcaggtgagactacCTCATTCGTCTCAGGTTGGAGCGCTGGAGATCAGATCATcatgttgacctccagctggaccCACTTCGTGGGTCTCagactggagctctggggaggaggtcgtcTTGTAGGTTTGGTGTGTATTCTGGACACCCAAACTCCTTTATCAATAGTCCCACCAACTGAGTTACATTGTGAAGACCCTTGGATTCTGTACAGGCCAGACGCTCCACCCACTGGCGGGCTTGGCCAATGAGGCGGGTGAGTATGAACCCCAGCCAGAGCCTCTGGTCAGGCTTGGGATGCGCCAGgctcaaaaaatgtaattggcagtcaaaaagaaaatactcaGGGTAGCCGAAAAATCCTTCGTATGGCTCTGGGGGATCCATGGCAACCCATTGAGGAAGCTTGATAGAGTTGAGTCTCAGTAGGGTGTTCCTTATTACCTTGCATGATGTCTCCTTCGCTTtgctgctgcttccatgttataGGTGAAGTGTTCTGTATACTATGTATTGAGGCagagatggaagcaagtgcaggatATTTAGTTTATTACAAGAAGtacaagtccaaaggatcaggcagaaatcaataaataaagacagtcagaggtcaggcgattaagcaaacagtccaaacaaggcaaggcaaggcaaaaagacGAGCtcgaaaacaagaacaaagtcaaaagCTGGATCAACAAACAAGGTATTAAGGCTTGGTAACGacagaaacaaaatgtaacTTAACACATACTTCGCAAAGAAtaagtgtttgaacagtctcttatgtgtggtgtgattgtgagtgtaaattggatgcaggtgtgcgtgattagaatgagggtgtgtgttctgggaaatgtggtccatggtggccatgtttgtaggccccAGTGCAGGATatgaaatgtagtcactggcttgctgtgatatgacagcatGTCTATATCATGACACATTCAGCTCAAAAACATTGTTTGTGTCAGTAATACAGTTTCACAAAATGCAGAGTAAATTCTATTACAGACATTAAATACCCAAATCACACTGGAAGCATATTATCACCCAAATCATTTCTAGTTCCTTTCTTTACGTTTTAGACTTCGACTCGTGCCTGAGTGTGATGCTGGTGTGGACTGACACCGAACTGTGTGCAGAGGAAGAAAGGgattcagcttcaaaatggagTTCTGGCTGTTTTTAGCCCTGCAGGTTTCACTAACACAGAGTGTATGAAGGACTCAATTTAATCGAACCGCATGCAGACACAAAGctgaagaagaggaaagaacgggatttttttttactgcctaATGATACAGAAAGGATGAATACTTTGTTCAATTACACTGAGGTGATCAGCTCCCTTTCCTGAGTGCTGTTCCTCCATCAGAGTTAAAGACAAGTCCtcagtctatatatatatatatatatatatatatatatatatatatatatatatatatatttaaatcacaTGACCAAGAAAGACACGTCACACAAATAGTGTTgaattttaacaaattaaaatcatgcttgatttttctctttctatctgtctttaTTGTCATTAATGATAAAAAAGTGTGTTGGTTAGAGAAGGAGTTCTGTAACACGCAGAAATCAGTCTAGTGTTTagttttttaatataatgatgGACTGAATCTGAAGGAAGAAATCTTCCGTCTTTGTGCTCCtcctccaaaaccacctcctcatacacacagagaacCAGGAAGTTTATTTCAAAGGAAACTAAACTCAGAGTTCAgtgcactgtctctctctctctctctctctcttctcgctatctgtcagtgtgtgagttCAGGAAAATGGCCGAGGCCAGTATTTCAGTAGATCAGCTTTCAGTGGATcagttcagctgtccagtgtgtctggatctactgaaggatccgGTGGCGGTCCACTGTGGTCATAGTTtctgtaaggtgtgtattaatgacTACTGGGATCAGGAAGATGAGAGCGGAGTGTATCGCTGTCCTCAGTGCAGTGACACTTTCACTCCAAGGCCTGTTCTACGCAGAAACAACATGCTGgctgaagtggtggagaaactgaagaagactgaagtccaagctgcttctcctgctcactgttacgctggacctggagatgtggagtgtgatttctgcaccgggagaaaacacaaagccgTCAAGTCCTGTCTGATGTGTCTGGCCTCCTTTTGTGAAACTCATCTGAAACCTCACTATAAAGTTCCTTCCTGGAAAAAGCACAAGTTGGTCGAAGCTTCTGGAAATCTACAAGAGAAGATCTGCTCTGAGCATGAGGAAGTGTTGAACATCTACTGTCGTACTGACCAAAGCTTCATCTGTTATCTGTGTATGatggaaaaacacaaaagccACGACACCGTCTCAGTTAAAGCGTACAGAACTaaaaaacaggtgagaactAGAGACAGTTTTTAGGACCGATTAATTCCATTCATGTCTAAAATCAGTTGTTTTAACCtagttaaaattttatttgtagttaaaaaaaaattccatttgtGTATTCATAAGAAttttaatatcttttaaaaGATTATTGAAATATAATTTATCATCATTAAGAGAATGTTGAATTTCTTCTTGCTCAGTGATGGCCATAAACTAGTCAGACAGGttagtgaacatttctgctgactTGGGTGAGGCAACATACACATTCcacaaagatagatagatagatagacagacagacagactcagGGTAAAGCAACtcacatttcaaaacatttctccTGCACGTAGTTCACAGTTGCATTTTTCTGCCAGGGATGGTAGAATCTTACATCCTGCAGCTTTAAATAGGCCGCtctaataaaaagacaaaagcaCTTCATTAACAGGATTATATGGGAGGAATAAAAGGGACGTCTTGGGCATGGAACCATCATCCaagcttttacattttaagcaTGTGCACACAGGACAcaactaataaacacacacacagtacacactaaCTTAACAGAACAGCTTGAGGCACAGCTGTGTAAAgcaaattttaaatttattaccGTTAAACCTCATGAGTGTTGCAGCAAAAAGCATTCACCTTACAGTCAGGAGAAGGTGAGTTTAAATCTCATCAGTGCTGTACACCAGCATAACTGGCCTGCGGTCTCCTCTGTCAATGAGAACAACAgtatccatgtgtgtgtgagctcatgtGTAGAGGAAGTGgagtaaataaaaaacctaaTCAACTAAATGTTCACAGAGAGAGTTAaaggaggagcagatgaaatcccagcagagaatccaggagaagcagaagaaggtgcaggagctgaaacagactgtgaacactataaaggtgagcagtgagcagagacagagctgctcctagaaacacacacaacatggacaACGAGTCGTTTAGAGGCCCAGTAAGACACGGAATgatagatgagtgtgtgtgtgtgtgtgtgtgtgtgtgtgtgtgtgtctcctaacagctcagtgcacagacagcagtggaggacagtgagaggatctTTACTGAGATGATCAGCTCCATGGAGAAAAGGCGCTCGGAGGTGACggagctgatcagagctcaggagaaggctgaactgagtcgagctgaacgactcctggagcaactggagcaggagatcgctgatcttcagaggagagtcactgagctggagcagctttcacacacacacgatcacctccacttcctccaggaaataaaggtacactacatccacatttccaggtgaaatatACAGGTTATGGTTCATTGGATAAATAATGGTTCTTAGACGTCTAAAACTGTTCCACTTCgaaccttttctaatatggAAACAACCTGCTGTAAGATTTTacttaaaaactttaaagtaaTTGTAGCTGTAATTTCTTCTCCTAATTTTACGCCTAATTGCTTTATGCAGGTTTTAGTCTCCGGCCGTCACTCGACCAAAATTATTAGACCAGATTTTCAGTCTGATCTCCGTGAGGACTCACGCAGAATCACTGTCAatcaacatctctcatttgatggagtgaggaaatctctctctgctctgaaaaAGAGACTCGAGGAATTCTGCCTTGAGGAATTCATCAAAATCCCTGAACTTGGTGAGAGAAATTGTCCTGCTGGGAAATCTTTACTTTCTCTGCAGCACGGTAAAGAGAGACATCAAatttccccaaaacacacagaaatgattTCCTATGATTACGTGACCTTTCTGTTATTGCTGCCCTCTACTGGAAAGATGATTTTatacagttccactttttattCATGTCTTAATAGTGTAAAagcttctgttttattttcagttattctACTATGAATAAAgcacagaggacacacacacatttattcacacactcctacaaagagagagagacagagagagtttaTAAGTCatatgaataacatttattcagTCAGAACATTTATTCTGTAGTCATTAGTTACCAAAGCAGCTCTCTGCTCGTGCTcatgttattaataaagtttatttctcCGTCATTCAGAAggaaaaaatctcatttaaatccCACAGCTAGAGAAtgtgttttctaaaataaaacgcTGATTAAACATCAGACACAAATTTGATCACTTTAAACTGTTTCCGTCTTTTACACCACCTGATTTTTCCttctccattttgtttctgtgtctcCACAGCTGCAGTAGTTCAGATCATTTTAGAACCAAAGAGCAGAGAATATCGTCTGCAGTGTacgtgtaaaacacacacacacacacacacacactctctctctcacacacacacacactctcacacacaatctcacacacaaacacactcacactccctcacactccctcacacatgctcacacacgctcacacaccctcacacacactcatacactctcacacactctcacacacactctctcactcacatccTGTGATTAATATCTAACATGTTCACATTTGTCATGTGTTTAGATTTCTGTGatctgactctggatcccaaCTCAGTAAATTATTacctcattctgtctgagaaGAACAGAGCGGTGACACGCAGTGAGAGAAAGCAGCAGTACTCTgatcatccagagagatttgactCCTACACTCAGGTGTTgagtaaggagagtgtgtgtggacgctgttactgggaggtggagtggagcgGTGTGAGAAGTGTGTCCATATCAGTCTCATATAAAGACATCAGCAGGAAAGGACGGGGTAAGGAGCGTTGGTTTGGATGCAACAATAGGTCCTGGAGTCTgtggtgttcttcttcttcttctctctgtttctgtcatgACAACATTGAGACTGGGCTCGGAGTTCCACCACcctccagaataggagtgtatgtggatcacagtgcaggaactctgtccttctacagcgtctctgatacgatgaagctcctccacagagtccacaccacattcactcagcctctatacGCTGGGTTCTGGCTTGACTCTTTGGGATCAACTGTGAGATTATGCaatccaaaataaaatatcagtaatgtgattttattgaattaaaatgaGCAACTTTACTTTTTTATATCAAGCTTAATTCCAATGTAATATGAGGCATTTATTTGTGATTTCCCAATTTTCCTTTATAACGTTAGATCTTTCTTTTAGAagattttaatgttatacaGTAGTGctggaaagtttgtgaaccctttagaattttctatgaATCTGAATATGTcctaaaacattatcagatttacacaagtcctaaaagtagaaactattacacttggtcatttattcattgaggaaaatgatccaatattacatatctgtgagtggcaaaagtatgtgcacctttgctgtcagtatctggtgtgacccccttgtgcagcaataactgcagataaacgtttggggtaactgttgatcagtcctgcacatcggcttggaggaattttaacccggtcctcagtacagaacagcttcagctctgggatgttggtgggttaaCTCACATGAACGGCTTGCTTCAggtttttccacaacatttctattggattaaggtcaggactttgacttggccatactgaaattaattattttttaaccgttctttggtagagtgacttgtgtgtttaggatcattgtgttgctgcatgacccactttctcttgagattcagatcacgtACAGATGCCCTGACAtgttcctttagaattcgctggaataattcagaattcactgttccatcaatgatggcaaaccgtcccggcccagatgcagcaaaacagccccaaaccatgacactaccagcaccatgtttcacagatgtgttAAGgctcttatgctggaatgtagtgttttcctctctccaaacataacatttgtcatttaacccaaatattatattttggtctcatccatccacaaaacatttttttcagtagccttctggcttctccatgtgatctttagcaaactgcagaggggcagcaatgttctttctccttgcaaccccgCCATGTACACCAttgctgttcagtgttctcctgaggGTAggctcatgaacattaacattcgCCAACGTGAGGtccctcactcacacctgatcatcatcccactgattgaaaacacctaaatataatttcaccttcaaattaactgctaatcctagaggttcacatacatttgccactcacagatatgtaatattggatcattatataatatttttgtctcagttgtttaattgggttctctttatctacttttaggacaaaGTCTGAGGATGTTTTCGGTCATATTCTGCTTCAATACTGTGTTAAAATTCATGTTGGTCTACTCATTAATCTCACATATGAATCATCATGACTgtacttatactgtatatattcagtTGGATTGATTCTTggtgacaaaataaaaaatatatttaaatatgtgttaAATCCATGTGTAATGTctatttttgtgtcatttttgtttgttttggtatgACTATTACACTAAGTGTTGCCTTAATGAGTACCTTGTAATCAGAATTTAATAAAGGCGGTAAATGCAAAGCTAATGTAGGATGTGAACATTACAGTGTTATGtatgtttacaaaaaaagaCTCTGTGTAATCTCAGTGTTTCTCACTCACCAGTGATATTTTACCCTCTTTTCACAACTTCCTCTGGTGATTGTGTGTTACAGCACTATGCAGCGCACTACTTAGGGATTTCTAACGTTTTATAAACCTTCCTGGACGCAGTGTGAACATCCAGAGCATTCAAAATCCCAGAATACACAGAGAACCTCCTGCAGCATACAGTAGCTGCACACACAAATCCAGGGGTGCCCACACATTTTTGACTTGCGAGCTACTTTTAACAGGACCAGTCAAAGAGATCTACCtacacaaaaaatacaaaacatatatttatttatatatatattgagtatacttcaaatatatatacacacacaataatgttcatgtaccttggataactgcatgagccCTTATGGCACACTACAATTCAatacatttttggtcattacctTACACTGAATAGAATCAGCCAGGGTTGCACAGTCCGGACAGTAGCTGCTGCtagccagcctcaagcaggcCTCCAAATGATGATTAGTCATTGTGGAACGGCATTTGGACTTAATGATCTTCATGAGGGAAaaggctgactcacataaataagtagagccaaataatgcagtcaaggaggttgcacatttcctcatgtttgggtacttttcccctgtgagtaagttccaaaactgtccatgagccctggacttcagctgaatgccagtctgtagtttcaaaatctcatcctccacttcagacgagttcaggtgaaacagcgTTGCAATCTTCGATGCGAGTGAATCAACCTCAACATTGTCCCTGAATGGGTAGCACATGAATGTAGCGACTGGCTCCagtaaagcaaagtcttgaaagcgtctgtcaaactctgaccgACAGCTGTCAATCTGCTCCGTGTAGCGTGCAATGTTCAACTGCACACAAGCCGCAATTCCGCTGCGTCTCCAGATCTGACGCGAGGTTTTGGAAGTTCCCAGAATCATGGCGCTGCAGCTTTGAGgacagaagttgcattttccgtttaaaggcattaactgagctgatcatattgaccacggttttgtcttttccttgcagctccaaattaagctcatttaacatgttggtcagatcggttaaaaatgccaagtccagcagccactgatcatcattgagtTGGTGCattctgcatgtttaacagcaaaaagaaactcccttatctccggacagagctctcgaaatctCTATAGGAATTACCCCTACTAAGCCATCTCACGTCAGTGTGCAGCAGGAGCTCAGAGTGGTCGCAGtctgccttctccagatgcgcACGAACAGCCGTCTTTGAAGTGATCTAGCACATATAGAACAGGCGATCTTTGTTGCCACATCCatgatctctttcatgtttagcatttttgcgcataaggcttgttggtgtattatgcagtggtagTTAAGGAAGTCAGGGAAAGCATCGTCCTCCCTGCACTTGGCGATGAATCCATTTGCGCTGCCAACCATTGCAGGCGCACCGTCCGTGGTGACTGATATCAATTTGCACACTGGGAGCTGGGTTTTGTCAATGAAGTCTTTAAACgactgaaaaatgtcctctcccTACGATTTCGCTCGATAGCCTTTAGCGCTGGCGCGTTTGATCACACACGCatggtgagagaaaagacgagaTCTCAGACTGGCTGCCCTCTACATCAACGctaacatctatttttttttgaatggcGATCGACGTATTGGGCACCCCTGTTCTACAGCgtctctgacacgatgaagctcctccacagagtccacaccacattcactcagaCTCCATACGCTGGATTCTGGCTCAGCTCTAGTGGATCAACTGTGAGATTATGTGATCCAGAATAAAATATCAGTAATGtgattttattgaattaaaatgagcaaaaatatcATCTTTACTcaaatatagatataatatgagtaagttattttatatttccTAATTGTCTTTAATACTGTTACAGCTTCTTTATTCTGTCCTTTAagagattttaatgttatgataATGTGgctattattggaaaaaaacatccacattGTTCCTTATTTTGTTCCTGACTAAAACTATTATACTAAACACATGCtataatagctggtgtgtgtttttattagtattatttcaaataaattatttaggtTTCCAGTTCAGAATAATATTAGTCTGGTGTTCTCCTGTCTCACATCTACCAATTTTATAATGTAATCtcagaatttttaaataaataaataaataaataaataaataaacataatgtattgctgtcatgtatcaaggatGGGTTCGGAAGCATTCGCAGATAATGAACATTTagtatataaacaaacaacaaaaagacactAAGAGAACTAGGCAAAACACTatggcaagaaacaaaacacagtgatATGAAAGACGGAAGTCTGACACAAcgaagacagagaaacagtgcagacaatggccacacacacacacacacacacacacacacaggtgctcattaacagaaacgtgaatcaggtgcaggtggtcatgtgacatgtagtgcagtggttgatgggaactggagtccagagtttcctgatacatgacagaacctcTCCCCCCCgcgggcgctactcccggagcgcccaaacaTGCAGCCCCTCCATCTGGCGGTCcaggccccctgggcaaaatgtcccaggaagaaccaggagactgagcggcctcctcagcagaacaaaaaaaaaaggtgcaacGCCCCCAGCGGgcctggagctcagagcgaagTCTGCATGGCAGGACAGCAGGACAACTTCCtccgcaggacaggagaggggagcgatgttctctgCAAGGCCCGAGGGAAGCTCAAAGATTTCCAtgaggccatagaggggagcgaTGCTCTCCGCGAGGCAaaagggagaggagcgaggttctccgcgaggcaaaagggaggaacgatgctctccacGGAGCATGAgaggggaacgatgtcctccgtgaAGCAGGAAATAGGGAGTGACATAcggtcctcagccgagcaggaaggcggagcgacgccctcagccgagcaggaaggcggagcgacgccctcagccgagcaggaaggcggagcaacGTTGAGTGCGGGGTTGTTGAACAGAGGGGAGTACTTGGGTATGTCAGGAGACGGAGCAATCTCTTCAGCCAACCCGGgtgactgagcggcgtcctcagacaagcagggaggctgactttCATTCTCCGCTGACTCTGCTTGCTGAACTAGATCCATaatgggggagggagggtgggagatagtattagccccgaccacagactccccctcctgttggcgtggcatggcgtagtTCTTCATGAACATGGGAGGTGGCGACGTGGCGCATGGCACGGCTTGCTGCAGCAGCTCTCGTTGCGTTAGAATGCGGTCGATCTGAGCAAGTTGTTCGTTTATCTTTTTACTCCGTTTCCAGTACAATCTATACCACTCCTCAGACTCAGCATCTCCAGCGCCGCTCATGCTGATCTGGTGCTTCCGATTGTGGGTCTTTCATCCTGTCACGTATCAAGGATGGGTtcagaagcaatcgcagataattaacatttattatataaacaaacaacaaaattaagacaactaggcaaaacaCTATGGCAAGAAAGACAGAAGTCTAAGAcaacaaaagacagagaaacagtgcagacaatggctatatatacaagtgtgctcattaacagaaacgtgaatcaggtgcaggtggtcatgtgacatgtaatgcagtgcagtggctgatgggaactggagtccagagtttcctgatacatgacaatAGTGTTACTGTGTTTGTAATTCTTTATATTATCTGTCTACTGACTGCATCCTTTACAGCAATACATCAACTGCATgatattattaaatgattacgtttttcctcaaatgtttttccagtgaaggttttattttattctgttttttactATTATTCATGAACCAGGTTTAATAATGTACTTAACAAGAGATGACTATAGCTACCGGTTTAGCGTTACACAGACTGCATGTCTATATCATGACACGTTCAGCTCAAAAACATTGTTGGTGTCAGTAATACAGTTTCACAAAATGCAGAGTAAATTCTATTACAGACATTAAATACCCAAAccaaatctctctctgtctgtctttactgtcattactgataaaataaagtgtgttggGTAGAGTAGGAGTtctgaaacacacagaaatcagTCTGAGAGTGTTTAGTCTTTAATATAATGATGGACTGACTCTGAAGGAAGAAACGGTTAACAGAGGAGTGTTTATAACCTCTCTGTCTTTGTGCTCCtcctccaaaaccacctcctcatacacacagagagccAGGAAGGTCATTTCAAAGGAAACGAAACTCAGAGTTcggtgcactctctctctctctcgctctctctctctctctctctctgtgagttCAGGAAAATGGCCGAGGCCAGTATTTCAGTAGATCAGCTTTCAGTAGATcagttcagctgtccagtttgtctggatctactgaaggatccgGTGACGATCCACTGTGGTCACAGTTActgtaaggtgtgtattaatgacTGCTGGGATCAGGAAGAGAAGAGCGGAGTGTATCGCTGTCCTCAGTGCAGAGACACTTTCACTCCAAGGCCTGTTCTACGCAGAAACAACATGCTGgctgaagtggtggagaaactgaagaagactgaagtccaagctgcttctcctgctcactgttacgctggacctggagatgtggagtgtgatttctgcaccgtgagaaaacacaaagccgTCACGTCCTGTCTGATGTGTCTGGCCTCCTTTTGTGAAACTCATCTGAAACCTCACTATGAAGTTCCTGCTTTGAAAAAGCACAAGTTAGTCGA
This genomic interval from Ictalurus furcatus strain D&B chromosome 2, Billie_1.0, whole genome shotgun sequence contains the following:
- the LOC128616641 gene encoding uncharacterized protein LOC128616641, encoding MAEASISVDQLSVDQFSCPVCLDLLKDPVAVHCGHSFCKVCINDYWDQEDESGVYRCPQCSDTFTPRPVLRRNNMLAEVVEKLKKTEVQAASPAHCYAGPGDVECDFCTGRKHKAVKSCLMCLASFCETHLKPHYKVPSWKKHKLVEASGNLQEKICSEHEEVLNIYCRTDQSFICYLCMMEKHKSHDTVSVKAYRTKKQRELKEEQMKSQQRIQEKQKKVQELKQTVNTIKLSAQTAVEDSERIFTEMISSMEKRRSEVTELIRAQEKAELSRAERLLEQLEQEIADLQRRVTELEQLSHTHDHLHFLQEIKVLVSGRHSTKIIRPDFQSDLREDSRRITVNQHLSFDGVRKSLSALKKRLEEFCLEEFIKIPELAAVVQIILEPKSREYRLQYFCDLTLDPNSVNYYLILSEKNRAVTRSERKQQYSDHPERFDSYTQVLSKESVCGRCYWEVEWSGVRSVSISVSYKDISRKGRGKERWFGCNNRSWSLWCSSSSSLCFCHDNIETGLGVPPPSRIGVYVDHSAGTLSFYSVSDTMKLLHRVHTTFTQPLYAGFWLDSLGSTVRLCNRSVYNLSVFVLLLQNHLLIHTESQEGHFKGNETQSSVHSLSLSLSLSLSLCEFRKMAEASISVDQLSVDQFSCPVCLDLLKDPVTIHCGHSYCKVCINDCWDQEEKSGVYRCPQCRDTFTPRPVLRRNNMLAEVVEKLKKTEVQAASPAHCYAGPGDVECDFCTVRKHKAVTSCLMCLASFCETHLKPHYEVPALKKHKLVEASGNLQEKICSEHDKVLEIYCRTDQSFICYLCMTDEHKSHDTVSVKAYRTEKQRELKEEQMKSQQRIQEKQKKVQELKQAVNTIKLRAQTAVEDSERIFTEMISSMEKRRSEVTELIRAQEKAELSRTERLLEQLEQEIADLQRRVTELEQLSHTHDHLHFLQEIKVLVSGRRSPEIIRPDFQSDLREDSRRITVNQHLSFDGVRESLSALKKRLEEFCQEEFIRIPEHAAAVQIILPPEPKSRQDFLQYFCDLTLDPNTVHYYLILSEKNRAVTCSERKQQYSDHPERFDTYRQVLSKESVCGRCYWEVEWNGVGVHISVSYKDISRKGRGDECGFGCNNQSWSLWCSSSSSLCFWHNNIETDLGVPSSSRIGVYVDHSAGTLSFYSVSDTMKLLHRVHTTFTQPLYAGFRLYWNLISNSGTTVRLCDPTK